From Natronincola ferrireducens, the proteins below share one genomic window:
- a CDS encoding ABC transporter ATP-binding protein produces the protein MEKQLLTIEDLSVCYRQGDLAVEAVRKASFSVEKGSVLGIIGESGSGKTTIAMAIMGLLERSTTVAGKIYYGDVDMNGLSEKEKNKYRWKNIAIVYQNHLDILNPVMTIYHQIAEGLQQHTSLSQREIQKRVIELASMVGLEEEWLLHYPHQLSGGMRQKVLIAMALCCNPDLLIVDEPTTALDAITREEIIDLLYKLQKQKKMTMIVISHDMYVVKRLSQKNLVMYRGAILEEGFTKDVLENPMHIYTRGLLNAALDMNPYQDLWGIPGEDKDYGGMGCLYYDRCTQKSSVCRSQVPILQYISLERKVACNRGGIATLLEGKDISKSYTHKKQVIKACDSCHLQVRSGEIVALIGQSGSGKTTLATILSGLLKRDTGDVFFEGKTVVGNNFTKIKNGIQIVFQDPFSATNEDFTIEETVGEPLDILRIGKKEERKVAIKKVLQEVQLPTSQEFLQRKCNTLSGGQRQRLAIARSLAMEPKLLIADEISSMLDPSTKANVLRLLKGLQNKKGFAMLYITHDLLLARKIADEVYIMRQGKIIEKGNVLKVFSNPESNYGKMLIQRELHKTIDSL, from the coding sequence ATGGAAAAGCAACTGTTAACAATTGAAGATTTGTCTGTTTGTTATAGACAAGGTGACCTTGCAGTAGAAGCGGTAAGAAAGGCTTCTTTTTCTGTTGAAAAGGGTAGTGTACTAGGTATTATTGGGGAGTCTGGCAGTGGCAAAACCACCATAGCTATGGCTATCATGGGTTTGTTGGAGAGAAGTACCACTGTTGCTGGGAAAATATATTATGGTGATGTAGATATGAATGGATTATCGGAGAAGGAAAAAAATAAATACCGGTGGAAAAACATTGCTATCGTCTATCAAAATCATCTTGATATATTAAATCCCGTGATGACCATATATCATCAAATTGCAGAAGGTCTTCAACAACATACAAGCTTATCTCAAAGAGAAATACAAAAAAGAGTAATAGAGCTGGCTTCCATGGTAGGACTAGAGGAGGAGTGGTTACTACATTACCCCCATCAGCTTTCTGGAGGTATGCGGCAAAAAGTTTTAATTGCTATGGCCCTATGCTGTAATCCGGATTTACTTATTGTAGATGAACCCACTACAGCATTGGATGCCATTACTAGAGAAGAAATAATAGATCTATTATATAAGTTACAAAAACAAAAAAAAATGACCATGATTGTCATATCCCATGATATGTATGTGGTAAAAAGATTAAGTCAAAAAAATTTAGTAATGTATAGAGGTGCGATACTAGAAGAGGGTTTTACAAAGGATGTATTAGAAAATCCTATGCATATCTATACGAGGGGATTGTTAAATGCTGCTCTGGATATGAATCCTTATCAGGATTTGTGGGGAATACCGGGGGAGGATAAGGATTATGGAGGAATGGGTTGTCTTTATTATGATAGATGCACTCAAAAATCTTCTGTTTGTCGATCTCAGGTACCGATACTACAATATATTTCATTAGAAAGAAAGGTAGCCTGCAATCGGGGAGGAATTGCCACCCTCCTAGAGGGAAAGGATATTAGTAAAAGCTATACCCATAAAAAACAGGTAATTAAGGCTTGTGACAGTTGTCATCTTCAAGTGAGATCAGGAGAAATTGTAGCCTTAATAGGACAATCTGGATCAGGAAAAACCACATTAGCTACTATATTAAGTGGATTACTAAAGAGGGATACAGGAGATGTTTTTTTTGAAGGCAAGACTGTAGTGGGTAATAATTTTACCAAGATAAAAAATGGAATACAAATTGTTTTCCAGGACCCCTTTTCAGCCACAAACGAAGATTTTACTATAGAGGAAACTGTTGGAGAGCCTTTAGATATTTTAAGGATAGGTAAAAAAGAAGAGAGAAAAGTAGCAATAAAAAAGGTGCTACAGGAAGTACAATTACCTACATCCCAGGAATTTTTACAAAGAAAATGCAACACTTTAAGTGGTGGACAACGACAGCGGCTAGCTATTGCCCGTAGTCTAGCGATGGAGCCTAAGCTACTGATTGCCGATGAAATCAGTTCTATGTTAGACCCATCTACCAAGGCCAATGTATTAAGGCTTCTAAAGGGGTTACAAAATAAAAAAGGATTTGCCATGCTTTATATTACCCATGATTTACTGCTGGCTAGAAAGATTGCTGATGAAGTATATATTATGAGGCAAGGGAAAATCATTGAAAAAGGAAATGTCCTTAAGGTTTTCAGCAATCCTGAGAGTAATTATGGAAAAATGTTGATACAGAGGGAGCTACATAAAACCATAGATAGCCTATAG